AAAATTGAAAACGCAATAACATCTTCAAATTCAGCAACAATAAATATTATGAGTTAATATCTTTTGGAAATGAAATATCTATTTGAAATTAACATAGTTATGACAGTATGCTTGTCCAAGAATCACATGATCCCACCATAGATCTGATTCCAAAATAAAGTGGCTTTTATGGTCATTTCCAGAAACTTTAAACATCACTTCTTCTAGTATAAAAGAGCATGCCTTGCTTTGTTAGCTCCAAATGGTAGGAATAGAGGTACATAAAATCTCCAAAAATTCACTTTGcagaacatataaaaaaactacGCAATAGAAAAACTGATATTAGCTTTTTACAATCATCATTAGCCCAAATAAGTGATACTTTGGGATGTCCAAAGTCAAACTACCAATATTTTTATAAACTtaaagttcagacttcagacacactgatgatatgatatgatttgaaaagaaaacaattttCGTGGTATTACAACTTTACAAGCTTTTGGTAAACATATTAAAATGTAACCAGTGTTCCAGGATGCATTATGTACACTGTTTTTCATAAATCaatgaccaaatcccaaaagaATATTTATCTCTCACATACGTGCTATAGATTGTCAGGTCTAACCTTTGTCCAACTGAAGTATCAGCATCCTGTTCTCCATCATCGTCCGTGACATCTTCATCTCCATCATCAGCATCAAGGAAGAATTTCTGCAGGCCACATAAAAGGTTATACTATGCAGCGGTAGTATGTATGGCACATAATTTACAATAAGATGCCAAACTGGTTGTCTTTCAAAAGTTTAACATCAGAAGCACCATCAAGGTGAAAACCTTACATATTTACATGCCATATATATTGAATCAGTTAAGATATCTACATAAATATGGATTTCTGCATTTCAATATATACAATCGTAATTTGCATGCAGTTAAAAGCACAGATTGGGGGCTTCCAATAGGGTAGGATAATGCCTAAATTGCAACATATCATAACGGAGCTGCATAAGCCTCAACCATAAACTTACATCTTCTTCAGTTATAGGTTCACCAGAAATTATGAGTGGTACAGGTGTGGGCCCCAACTCTTTCATGAGTGTTTTGTGCCTTTCATCCGCAACTGCTTGAGCAAGAGCATCCTACAAATATCAACATAAATAAACTGCGTGAAACAGATGACTTTTCATCGCTTTAAGTAAAAGCATAGCAGGTTCCTCTTGTACTGTCATCATCATTGTAAAAAATATCAACTGGTTTTAACTGAGGAATGGGATACATTGAAAAAGATATCTGCAAACAAATATGAACACATACTTGATGTGCTTCAAATGGAGGATTAAATGAGCATCCTTGGGGCTCAACTTCAACAGCAGGAATCAATGACTTAGTAGATCTCTGCAAATAGAAATACAATTAGTTGGACCACAAAAAATGTGCTGAAGCCACCAAGTTCAGCTTTTCAAAGCAGAGATCTTTATGCATAATAGAACATTGCAAATGCCTGTTTAGATGCACTTAGATACAGACATTAGTGTGCATTAAAGAGCCTTTCCTCACCTTTCTAGCCTTAGTATCTCCTTTATCATCCCCCGCCCATATGTCAAGGTTCTTTCCAGCAGAATCATCTTCCTGCGGAGAAGACACTCTCAACAGTTAGCAAGCTGGACAAATAAACAGAAAACAAGTCATACTCGTCGAATGGTCAAATACCATGGGGACACTAATGTCTCCCTGTGTCTCGTGCAATTCcttcttctttgtcttcttcttaTCCTTCTTGCTGACCACAGAAGATGGGATTGGCTGTATAAACGGGTTCCGCTTCAACAAACTCTCGTGATAAAGaaccttctctctctttttctcgaTCTTCCTTTTGGCAGGAATATCTGAAAGCAGAAATCAAATTTCAGCTATGCCAGGGAATGCAGTAGCAGGAAAAGCGTTAAGTTACAGATGTGGCTATAGAAACAGCAATCAACAGTAATTTTGGACACGTGTAATCAAGCAGATATGCTTTAAACTCCAATCCTAAGCTACTGTGACAATTCCATCACTGAGATGAACCACCTAGTCATGAAGATCAAAGGGCCTGGTTATTAAGTATTACACATAAGGGTCTCAAAGTTGAAGATTGACAAGTTACCATCATACTAGTTTGAGCGATTAGTAGCGTAACAGGCACATCCATCGCCATCAATTGTTTGGGAGTGTTAGTCTAGCAAACAAACTTTTACGGTGTTGCATCCCAAAAGAAATTTAACTTCAGCCTACATCAGAAACTACAACGATAATTCGGAACCTGAAATCGAACGGGAGGAGAAGAAGTTAGTGGCGGCGCAAGGGGACGGGATTGACCTTTGGTGGTTGTgtcggaggcgccggcggccgaaGTGGAGGCGGCGGGCTTGTCGACGTAGAAAAGGGAATCAGAGGGGAGcgaggggatggcggcggcgccggcgtgggcGTCGCGCGTCTGCTTCTCGAAGAAGTCGCCGATGTCATCGGTGCTGATGTTGGCGCGCCACGCCTTCTTCCCCTTCCGCGAGCCCTTCGACGCcttccccatcgccgccgccgctttccTTCACTCGCACGCGGTGGAGGAAAGGGAAGCCGCCGGCAGAGGAGGGACGGGGAGGTTTGGGGAGTAGATGAGAGAGTTTTGGTGGGGAGCTAGGGTTTCTGCGGTCTCTGTGAGTCAATGGCAGGTGGGGTCTCAAGGTGGAGGGGCCCATTTGTCCTTTGACGATGACGGTCGGTGCAAAATGTTCGTTCCGCAAAATAACAAAAAATTTCATCCCTCGATCCTCGAAAagggaaaaatagaaaaatgcatCTAAGCACTCAAGTTTTATTGATTTTCTGTATCTCAAATACACAGTGGTTGGTGTATATAACACTCAAAAAAGTAGATTTTTGTTGAAAACAATCAATTATATGcccattttacttttttttttgcgagtacATTTTACATTTATTTAAAAAAGTTGATGGCATAACTTCTAACAGGGGGTCATTTCTGGTGTTTGAAAGATAACCTCAAAGGAAACGCAAAATTGACGGCAACTTTCTAGTGCaagttatattaaaaaaaaacttttaaaaACACATGTAATGTTGTCCAAAACTATTTCTTAGTACAAATTTACGCATGTAATTACTCTATCCGGTACAAATACTCGCTTTGACTCAGTTTGATCAAATGATTGACTAAATTTGAGAACATAAAAACTATAGGTGTAAATTTGTCTTGCAAAGTTGTAAGTACATCATACCTATTAGATATAGTAAGCATATTTTATTAAAACAATAATACAACAACGGTTAAAGATAAAATTAAAAGGCCATAAAAATTCAATGGGCTACAGAGAGTACtcactccgttccaaattgtaggtcgttttagttttaaTGTATGTCTAGacgtataataatatctatgaacctagaaaagccaaaacaatctacaattcaaaacggagggagtactatctAAATTGCTTCTAAATCTAAGTACCCTGAGTCAACTTTAAACTACATGGCACTTGTTTTATACTGTATTATCGAGGACgtcttttttttctctagaaGCACATATAAATGCATCAACGTGTGGACACCACAATGTCATCAACCAAAAAAAATGAAGGCACCACAGCAAAATTTAAAATAACAACCACCACCAGTATACCCATAATCACAACCCGCACTTTTGAGTTTGAAAAGTAACGAAATTTAAGTTTAACTTAGTTACAAATTCATGCCAAAAAAGTCCATACAGTATACTACTAATCCTAAACTTCATAAGCTTGAAGTTGGAAGGTACTTCTAGAGCGTAACCCTGCTAGCTAGTCTACAGGGGTACTTCCATTCTGGAAGGACTCATCAATCAGACAAACGCATCAAGGGCATTAGAATGACGGACGCCCTTTTGAGTCCGACGACGAACTGAAGTGGCTCGACCTTTTTCTTCCAAGGGTCTTCCATGTGAAACTGTTTCCCTTCTGTAAACCACTGGTAATGACTTCATCTTCACCATCATCTTCAGTCTCATCCTTGCTGTACGATGAAACTCCAGCCCTTCCTTTGTCAGGTGTCCACGATGGGTTGCTTGCACCATCTGCGCTGTTCTCTAGAGATCTaggcctcttcctcctctcgctaAAATCAACTTCTTGTATGTCAGATAAATAAGAGGTCCTCTTTGCTCTTGGAGTTATCTTTCGAATGTCCTCAAATCCctcatcggatttcatccactGGTCGCTGAAGGAGTCTGAATAGACGACCTCCTTCCTACGTCTCTTCGAACCAACTGAAATATTCTCGAATTCGTCTGCCACGGTCCTCTTGGTTACAGTTTCATTATTGGCAAAGACCCAGTCTGGAACCTCATTTCCGTCCATAAGTCTAGATTTGTAGTTTTCTCTTTGCCTCCTTTCCTCATCCATCTTCTCAAACAACCAGAACTCTTCATCATTTCGAGCAGCCAAACGATTTATCTCACGCTCACTGGGGATATCAGTTCCCAGCGAGCTTGTGCCTCTCCTGAGGATCTCCTGCAGCAAGGCTCGCCTGTCCTGTGCTGTAATGGAAATGACATGAAAATATATCATGTTAAAATACAATGGGTACATGCAGAGAAAATTAAATATTGAGGAACTGTGGCGTTCAAACTCACCAGTGGAAGTTGTGTTAAATAGCCCAGCCTGGATAACTTTTGCATCAATACCCATCTTCTGTTTCGCACGGTCCAAGATCTCTTCTTCAATTGAGCCAACACTAACGAGAACAAATACACGCACTTCATTCTTTTGTCCTATACGATGGGCACGATCTTCAGCTTGCTGGTCCATTTGAGGGTTCCAGTCACTATCAAAGATAATGACAGTGTCTGCAGTCTGCAAGTTCAATCCAAGGCCTCCGGCACGTGTGCTGAGGAGAAACATGAAATATTCTGAATCCTTCTTATTAAAATCTGCCAGTAACCTTCCTCGTTCTTCAGTCTTTGTGGATCCATCAAGCCTCATGTACTTGAAACTGTACATTTGCAAATATACTTCCAAAACGTCAAGCAGTTTTGTCATCTGAGAGAAAAGTAGAACCCTATGGCCAGCTCTCTGCAGTTTTGGAAGTAGACGATCAAGCAATTCAAACTTTCCTGATGCTCTAACAATTTCTTCCCGCTGATACATGTTATAATGCTCTACAAATAGGTAGGGATGGTTGCAACACTTCCTAAGCTGCATTGACAGATTTTGCAGAGCCTTTGATCTGAGACCTGCACGCGCACAAGTGGTAAGTACATTAACCACACAAAACACAAGGAAAATGGAAGTGCAAGTGTGACACAACGTGACGATCCAAATAAACTTGTAACACAGATAGGTTCAAATTTTACTGGCATTACAGTATTATTACGCACTGCTCCATCAAGGTCCAggtgaaaaattaaaaaaaaattgtttcactCAGAAACATATATTCTCTAGGGGGGAAAGGATCGGTAGTATTAAAGGGCAATAGGGCATACCAGATCCTAGTGCAACCCTTTCCCTGCTTGTGACTTGTTCATAGTatgctttttgccaagcagACATGTCACACTTGAGAATTACTTGTGTTTTCACAGGAAGATATTTTTCCACTtcatctttcttcctcctcaacAAAAATGGACGCAAAACCTGGGTAAAAACAAAGGTTGCAGTGAATAAATTCACATACATTTTATGTGCTACCACCTCACCAGATCTCGACCAAAAAGATGAGGATGTAAGTGGGGGACCATGTGGCAACATCTATGGAGTTAAAAGAACCGAATGACTGAGTGAATAGGGGGGCAGCATTACTCACTTGATGCAAACGATGTATGATTAGTAGCTGTTCCTCATCATTAAGACTGACATCGCATGCAAATGGTGCATTAAACCATTCCTCGAAATTCTGGGATGAATTAAAAATATTGGGCAGAATAAAGTTTAGCAAAGACCACAGCTCTTGTAGGCTGTTTTGGATCGGAGTGCCAGTTAAAAGTAGTCTGCGGCGGATCTGATATCTGTAAATCAAGTATCAGCAATCTATAAGCATGATTTTTGAATGGTCCAAACAAATTAATTTAATATACCAATGGCCGTCACTAAAGAATGAACAAGGCTGGCACATAAAACTAGACATGGTAAGAAAATAGTACTGAGATATGATAGAAAGCAGGTGTCTCAATCTATCAGTTACACTTCTACAAAAACTTCATAAGT
This sequence is a window from Setaria italica strain Yugu1 chromosome III, Setaria_italica_v2.0, whole genome shotgun sequence. Protein-coding genes within it:
- the LOC101785468 gene encoding ribosome biogenesis protein NOP53 — encoded protein: MGKASKGSRKGKKAWRANISTDDIGDFFEKQTRDAHAGAAAIPSLPSDSLFYVDKPAASTSAAGASDTTTKDIPAKRKIEKKREKVLYHESLLKRNPFIQPIPSSVVSKKDKKKTKKKELHETQGDISVPMEDDSAGKNLDIWAGDDKGDTKARKRSTKSLIPAVEVEPQGCSFNPPFEAHQDALAQAVADERHKTLMKELGPTPVPLIISGEPITEEDKFFLDADDGDEDVTDDDGEQDADTSVGQRKNKTKRVTRVEMNRRARRKERLREEAEAKKMESISKEIDSLPNIIDEIAKEDEEKQKRRIRRTVIKEERLKSGPPRLGRHKFEPAPVQVLLTEEISGSLRKLKGCSNLTRDRYKSIEKRGLLAPSRRISKRR